The Desulfocurvus vexinensis DSM 17965 genome includes a window with the following:
- a CDS encoding inositol monophosphatase family protein, translated as MNDFVTPVLLGAALAAVHEAGQCILDARTRPRAVRHKGRIDLVTETDLAVEALLKERLGPLVPGAGFMAEESAASRVPGALTWIIDPLDGTTNFAHGLPVVAVSVGLWRAGAPVLGIVAVPVLGETFHAVRGQGAFLNGAPIRVSDTAEPMDALVATGFPYSVAEDMAHIMGPMGRVLPATRGLRRMGAAAADLAYVACGRLDAFYEIRLKPWDTTAGWLLVEEAGGRVTRFDPRTPYTPGAPSILASNGRVHEAMAALVLGGGPDLE; from the coding sequence ATGAACGACTTCGTCACCCCGGTGCTGCTGGGCGCCGCCCTGGCCGCCGTGCACGAGGCCGGGCAGTGCATCCTCGACGCCCGGACCCGCCCGCGCGCCGTCCGCCACAAGGGGCGCATCGACCTGGTCACCGAAACCGACCTGGCCGTGGAGGCCCTGCTCAAGGAGCGCCTGGGTCCGCTGGTGCCCGGGGCGGGCTTCATGGCCGAGGAAAGCGCCGCCAGCCGCGTGCCCGGCGCGCTGACCTGGATCATCGACCCCCTGGACGGCACCACCAACTTCGCCCACGGGCTGCCCGTGGTGGCCGTGTCTGTGGGGCTGTGGCGTGCGGGGGCGCCGGTGCTGGGCATCGTGGCCGTGCCGGTGCTGGGCGAGACCTTCCACGCCGTGCGCGGGCAGGGCGCTTTCCTGAACGGCGCGCCCATCCGCGTGAGCGACACCGCCGAGCCCATGGACGCCCTGGTGGCCACGGGATTTCCGTACTCCGTGGCCGAGGACATGGCGCATATCATGGGGCCCATGGGCCGGGTGCTGCCCGCCACGCGCGGGCTGCGGCGCATGGGCGCGGCGGCGGCGGACCTGGCCTACGTGGCCTGCGGGCGGCTGGACGCCTTCTACGAGATTCGCTTGAAACCGTGGGACACCACGGCGGGCTGGCTGCTGGTGGAGGAGGCGGGGGGGCGCGTCACGCGCTTTGACCCCCGGACGCCGTACACCCCGGGCGCCCCGAGCATCCTGGCCAGCAACGGCCGGGTCCACGAGGCCATGGCCGCCCTGGTGCTGGGCGGCGGGCCGGACCTGGAATAG